The Arachis ipaensis cultivar K30076 chromosome B10, Araip1.1, whole genome shotgun sequence DNA window CTGCTTTATAACAAGCATATACAATAGCAGTTTATATTGGGAGTCTGTTGTAATAGTTTCTCTCTTGGTGCTTTATAAATAACATTAAACAAACCTATAATAAGCTTCAAAGTTCAAACAGCCTGTGTTTTTGTGCAACAACCTTGTGCTGTTGTGGATATATATTTCCTTCTTTTTGTCTTCAACTATCTTCATTGTATTCCTATATAATTAAATGTGAGGTATCTTAGCTCCAATATACCACTTTGTTTGAGTGGACGACTACTTAAGAAAATAAAGGGAGTACAATTGTATACTTAATATTAATGGTATATAATGGCACAAAGTTTTGTAATTGTCActacaataaaaatattttttgagttttACTGCATCTTTAACATTAAATGATTTTTACCTATTCAAATATTTTGAACAAGAGTAATATTAGTATATTACattatcaacaaaaaattattttttttttgttaatatttagtcagctatataaattttaatagtataaaaaaataagtttaattattctgttggttttATAGTTTTACTAATTTtgcaattaggtctctatactttttttcttttcaattgggttcatacactgtttttaattttataattaggtccTTTTATTGTAAAAAATGTAagaattaattgaattttttttcgcAAATTGAAGTCGTTCAGAATTAAAAATCTACATAGATCTTTGACCGCATATATTTTAGAAGaaagattttgttaattttaacgtttttaatatgaaaaggacctaattaataaattaaaagtaatataagaatccaattgaaaagaaaaatatagagactcaattaaaatttagtaaaattatagagactaacaaaataattaaaacaaaaaaatatggaCCCAAAATATTAGCTAaggctaatattaataaaaaggaaaagtatttgGAACCAAGAGGTTACCagccaaaaactaaacaaaaccacattaatttatattaataattaattttaaattttttaaattcaaaatttaaaaaatttaaaattcattaactaaacctaattgatacctataaaaaccttcctcttctctctcacattaacTTACCCCACCtctaacaatcacacacacaaacCTCTCTCTCTTTCACCATCAAGCTCTCTCCGCCTCCCCACTGCAACCCACTCCTCCGATGGCTTCCACTTCTATTTTGTAGCAGTGAACATAACATTCCAAAACAAAGCAGGGCCAAGCAAGCACCAAGCAGTTGCTCTTAGAAACGGAGCCGACTTATCAGCCTTCTACATGTGCAGCTTCGAGGGCTACCAAGACACACTCTACGCCCAGTCCATGCGTCAATTCTACAGCGACTGCCACATTTATGGCACCGTTGATTTTATTTTTGGTAACGCCGCCGTAGTCTTCCAAAATTGCAACATCTTCCCCCTCCTCCCTATGACTGGCCAATTCAACTCAATTACCGCACAAGGCAGAACCGATCCCAACCAAAATACCGGAATCTCCATACACAATGCAACGATTCGACCCGCTGACAATTTGGCCCCTCGCGTTGGTGTTGTGAAAACGTACCTTGGTAGGCCGTGAAAGCAATACTCGAGGACGGTTTtatcgaaaaatataaaaaaaaaacatttatttaatatgaaaaaaacatcctaatacttaacaaaagaaatatccaattatattttagcaaaaataattaactatttataaaatttaaaaaaaatataaaatttttaaagaaattgacacattcacatttgcaatacaaaaaaaattgaaaaatatataaaagaacatccatttagtatgaaaaagaaacattctgatacttaacggaagaaacatccatatatattaattCGTATAAATTTTGAATTCACCAAAGATATTTTGACTGATTTTTAGCTAATACCTTTTTGGTTCCCTAGCATTGctctaataaaaaatattagtccTTAACATTTCTCTTTGAACAATTAATATATACTAATTACTAACCTACCGAAAACGGCGAAAAATTTATTAGCAGTAATTCAAAATTAATATTCTAATTACTTAATTAACTTTATGAATAATTAAGAATCAATTTACCCATAGTCAAGAGTCAAGATGAAAATATTGCATTTGTTGTACCTTAGAATGGTCTTTTTAAGGAACGTATTCATTTGACAAATACTAAATTTTAGCAAAAGAAAAAATGACTTCATAAAATTTTGCCTTTAGAATACAAGCCAGTGCATCTTCTTTCTGCCCATTTTTTCTTATCCCACTTTTAAAGCaacttattaattaataatattgttTTTATCTGTAATCATAAATAATACCAACTATTCctaataaaatacataaattagCAAGTTGAATTAGATAATATCATATTATTAAATGTGATTGGTCCTTGGTGGATCAAATTGAATGCCAATGTCTTAATGCTAAAGATGACCAAGCATTCCACCTAATAGCTAGTTTAGTTGACACAATTTATATACAAATGAAGGGTAATGATAGTATTAAAACCCACTCAATATCCATCAGTCCTCACAATTAGGGACTCCTAGGAAGGAATTGAAGCAACAAAATGATGTTCCACAAGGAGTACCTAGACTTGATTTTGGTCCCATTGGGATTGTTCATCATGTTTTCCTATCACATCTTTCTCCTTTACAGATATCTAAATCGGCCTCACACTACAGCCATGGGGTTTGAGAACAATGACAAGAAGATTTGGGTTGATAGAATCATGCAGGCAAGTTAATTAACATGATTTTGCTTCAAATTTGAATACCCTTTTGAATTCTATATCTATTAAAATAAAACTAGTTGATAAACATCTCTACCAATGCATAAAGTTATATACTTTATTAATGTCTAGGTTGAGCCAGACAAAAGGGATGTCAGCACAGCTTTATCTGTTCTTCAGAGCAACACAACAGCAGCTACATTCTTAGCCTCTGTCTCATTGACACTATGTTCTCTCATTGGAGCATGGATTGCTAATAGTTCCAACATCTTCTTCCAAAGTAGGCTAATCTATGGTGACACAAGACCAACCACAATTTCAATCAAGTACATATGCTTGTTGCTATGCTTCCTTCTTGCATTTGCATGCTTTATTCAATCAGCAAGGCACTTTGTTCATGCAAACTATCTAATAAGCACACCGGATTGTCCTGTTCCTGTGAGTAGCGTGGAGATAGCGGTTATAAGAGGCAGTGATTTTTGGTCAGTTGGACTTAGAGCACTTTATTTTGCTCTTGATTTGCTGCTTTGGTTTTTTGGACCAATTCCCATGTTTGCTTGCTCAGTTTCTATGGTCATAATTCTTCACTATCTTGACTCTAATTCAAGGCCATTGCATAATGGTAATAAGCCTCAGTCTCATATTGCAAAGGGAAGTTATAATTTGTAATGATCTTATGAAGAGATGTTGTGTTCATTATGAAATTCAGAAAGTAAGAGTCATAAAATAATACTAATAAATTGATAAGCACTTTTATGTTTAGTGATTTATATAGTATTTAAATTCGTGGTGGAATGAATTCAAAATTGTTATTTAACTAGGCATGTTTGAATAATTTAAGAGTAGAATGGATAATTTAAATGGTCATAAAGAAAAAATGTTAGTGGAAGATATGATTTtatggataaagtatattttattctttaatttatgaattaaatTTTCATATACGGACAGTGTAAAACGTTTAACATAGTCATGCAGTGTAAAGTATTACAATCGTGTAATCACAATTGTTCTCTTAGATAACTATTCGTCCAGTCAATATTATTTTTACTATGTGACGTTATGTAATTAGATACACGTGTAAAGCGATTTTACACTGAGCCATCAAAGTTAAATTCTTAATTTATTAGAACAAAAAGTAGAAGCAAGAATATGCTGTAATGGATGCTACAAGATGAGTTGGCAGTTGGCGTGCCAAATTAGATGGTCCAATAAAGAATAGCAAGCAACATTTTTCTTGCAAGCAAGGCTCTGTTCTAGACTTCTATAATAAATAAGTCAAGTGGATATAAAACCCTGAACGCATTAATTTGCTTTAGCCACAAGCTAAGTGTTTGTGTGTGCGAAGGTTCTTTGGAATTGAATTAGAAATGCTAAAATGATACAAAGTATACAGATCATTGTCCTTTTTTCGTATGTTCAACATTTAATATTTGTATTATAAGGAGAATTTTCTTATTCTTAGCACATTGCAGAGTTGAAATTTAGACTGGTAATGGGTAGGGTATGGTAGGATAAGGTTTGAACTCTATTCTAATTTTACTCGCAGattgaaaacttttttaaaattctattcTACCCTATCGCGAGTTGAGAATTTTTCAACCGGTCAACCCTAACCTAATCCGCAtcctaaaattctaaaccctaccaTATTCGACCCTACtcgcagaaaaaaaaaaaagtaaatataaaattcaaccattccaaattccatacatattaataaaataaaaaattaagttcaaattaaaattaaaaacaataaaatcttaaaaaaaatctaacataaaattacaaataatatgattATCAACTAACTTAGTagttatttcaaatttttataagaaaaagattGTAGGTTCAACACTCACTTTCTTCACTATATACAtaacttttatatattatataatatattagggGTGCGCATAGAATAGGATAGGATACCCTATCCTACTTGCAGACAAACTCGCACCGCATCCTACTCGATCGGGTTAGTCCGGACAGGTAACGTATATATTGCCGGTCCTAGTTGGAATGCTTGACATAACCATACTAAATGGAATGTGTCAATATATATAGTTTTAAGGTCAAAATAGGTATAGAAATGCTTTTGATATATGGTGAATATAGTTTTGTATTTAGGGGGAATAGGAATAATGATGATAGTACTAATAATTCATTCATGGAGTTTAGGGGTTTAGAGTATGCATGTAAAATACATGAGTTGAGGAGAACGTATGTATATGTTAGGATAAGACACCTTTCGATCCACAAAAATATCACATGCTTGTtttgtaaaattaataattaatttgcgTGGTCCATGGCGATGCAAGCTATGATAATAGGGCGAATTGAGACATGCATGTGATGTAGACTACTCAAGTTCCATTAACATAAAATCAATAATTCTAATTCTTATGACTGTTAAAAGGCTCAACCAGTTCACGGAAAATGACATATTCCATTTCTCAGAAAAAATATAACAATACAAGTGCTACAGCCAGGAGGGACCAGAAACACAACCCAATAGGGGGATCAATTTTGGAGATCTTATTGGGGGAGAATTCTCAAAAACCATCATCATGTCATAAATCAGAAATCTTCATATTTTAATGGTgaaaaatattattgaaagatcACGTGATACTTGAAAGCTTTAGATAAATGTTTATGTTGTTTAAGTTACCAAAACAAGCATACAGTTCGATTCGTTGAAGTAGGGCTTGAACTATTGAaacctcttttttcttttctggtCAAATTAAATCCTTTAAGTAAGTCTAACAGAAATACCAAAAACAAAATGTAAGTCAAACCCATTGGGCTTACAACATCTTGACTAAACAAGAATatgattaaaacaaaaaatacacacacaaaaaaaagCCACTCTTACATGAAGACTTTCATCTCATCTGAATAACTTTGTCACCCAAAATGTTTTTTGTATTTAAAAGGTTGCCACAAAATAATAATATCTTCTATTTTGCTTCTAAAAATAAATTAGGGGCATAGCCAACTTATCATCACCTGATGAATCGTCAAATTTCGATACTATCTCAGAATTAAGTAGATCTAACTTAAAATTAAGAGCATTTTAAACGCtggtttttaattttattttattttggaccTTATACATTAAATATTACATAAATATTTGTAagattatatattataaaaattaatttaaatttaatataaaattcgTCACTTTAATACttgattttatttcaatttaacaACATTATATAACAAAGTTACAAATTTACAATTAAGaggttatagctcaaatggcatagtctccccatactcaattaagaggttgcgggttcgagtctcctatctttggtaaaataaaaaaaaaaaagttacaaatTTACAATGTTTATTTAATAGATTTAATAGATATACAAATAATAACATTTTACTAGTCTTTCTTTAAAATAATATGATATTTTCTTATTNNNNNNNNNNNNNNNNNNNNNNNNNNNNNNNNNNNNNNNNNNNNNNNNNNNNNNNNNNNNNNNNNNNNNNNNNNNNNNNNNNNNNNNNNNNNNNNNNNNNNNNNNNNNNNNNNNNNNNNNNNNNNNNNNNNNNNNNNNNNNNNNNNNNNNNNNNNNNNNNNNNNNNNNNNNNNNNNNNNNNNNNNNNNNNNNNNNNNNNNNNNNNNNNNNNNNNNNNNNNNNNNNNNNNNNNNNNNNNNNNNNNNNNNNNNNNNNNNNNNNNNNNNNNNNNNNNNNNNNNNNNNNNNNNNNNNNNNNNNNNNNNNNNNNNNNNNNNNNNNNNNNNNNNNNNNNNNNNNNNNNNNNNNNNNNNNNNNNNNNNNNNNNNNNNNNNNNNNNNNNNNNNNNNNNNNNNNNNNNNNNNNNNNNNNNNNNNNNNNNNNNNNNNNNNNNNNNNNNNNNNNNNNNNNNNNNNNNNNNNNNNNNNNNNNNNNNNNNNNNNNNNNNNNNNNNNNNNNNNNNNNNNNNNNNNNNNNNNNNNNNNNNNNNNNNNNNNNNNNNNNNNNNNNNNNNNNNNNNNNNNNNNNNNN harbors:
- the LOC107621712 gene encoding uncharacterized protein LOC107621712, producing the protein MMFHKEYLDLILVPLGLFIMFSYHIFLLYRYLNRPHTTAMGFENNDKKIWVDRIMQVEPDKRDVSTALSVLQSNTTAATFLASVSLTLCSLIGAWIANSSNIFFQSRLIYGDTRPTTISIKYICLLLCFLLAFACFIQSARHFVHANYLISTPDCPVPVSSVEIAVIRGSDFWSVGLRALYFALDLLLWFFGPIPMFACSVSMVIILHYLDSNSRPLHNGNKPQSHIAKGSYNL